A DNA window from Methanobacterium sp. contains the following coding sequences:
- a CDS encoding class I SAM-dependent methyltransferase, with product MMAENIKKGPSKMAEIVALIRAEESEKPVDKRICYDPYAIYFTSPEMREFMTCHPEKYKAQREQVERSLPGYSNSIVARARYFDDIVKLSAQNRLEQLVIMGAGYDTRAYRIEELKNVHIFEIDHPDTIKVKKDKINEIFGFIPAHVTYVSADLEVEKLEQRLAESGYDKTKRTLFVMEGLIYYLPHEAVDELLSFIVHSSGKKSAVIFDYGKVKPDTNAHKGKSGYEFAKQRGEPVKSSINEPIEKFLSERGFYKIKNMGSEDYKKAYFYGKNANREVNDMASFVYAVVE from the coding sequence ATGATGGCGGAGAATATTAAAAAAGGACCAAGCAAAATGGCAGAAATAGTTGCATTAATTCGGGCTGAAGAGTCAGAAAAGCCTGTAGATAAGCGTATATGTTATGACCCGTATGCTATCTATTTTACCAGTCCTGAAATGCGGGAGTTCATGACGTGTCATCCTGAGAAATACAAAGCACAACGAGAACAGGTAGAACGTAGCTTACCTGGATATAGTAATTCAATCGTTGCCAGGGCACGGTATTTTGATGATATTGTTAAGTTATCTGCCCAGAATAGGCTTGAGCAGCTGGTTATAATGGGTGCTGGATATGATACAAGGGCTTACAGGATTGAAGAGTTAAAAAATGTTCATATATTTGAAATAGACCATCCTGACACAATAAAAGTGAAAAAAGATAAAATAAATGAAATATTTGGTTTTATTCCGGCTCATGTTACTTATGTGTCTGCAGATCTTGAAGTTGAAAAGCTTGAACAGCGGCTGGCAGAGAGCGGTTATGACAAAACGAAGAGAACACTATTTGTAATGGAAGGACTTATCTATTATCTTCCTCATGAAGCTGTAGATGAGTTGCTGTCATTCATCGTTCATAGTTCTGGTAAAAAAAGTGCTGTTATTTTTGATTATGGGAAAGTCAAGCCAGATACTAATGCTCATAAAGGAAAAAGTGGTTATGAGTTTGCAAAACAGCGTGGAGAGCCTGTAAAATCAAGCATAAATGAACCAATTGAGAAATTCCTTTCTGAGAGAGGGTTTTATAAAATAAAGAATATGGGTAGTGAAGACTACAAAAAAGCTTATTTCTATGGGAAGAATGCTAACCGAGAAGTTAATGACATGGCATCCTTTGTATATGCTGTGGTTGAATGA
- a CDS encoding TetR/AcrR family transcriptional regulator: protein MSVSNWKEREREQRRNDILDAAEALFFSKGYDNVSMNGIAKEVGLGKATLYIYFDNKEELFYAVVLRGVVILNTMIKEKVEKEDTGLEKLIAFKRAYVEYIRTYSDYFKAYNYFQSGRFDLSDMLHSDYSEIMMQSTLYSIHLPSNFLKVDANETIKEIFKLRKEIFFILYKSIELGIKEGTIRSDVDPLKITAVQMLICENVGNLPFDFRMILKGQGVNYVKFTKDLDDFISQLYIKMDDKKDLD from the coding sequence ATGTCAGTTTCAAATTGGAAGGAAAGGGAGAGAGAACAAAGGCGTAATGATATATTAGACGCTGCAGAAGCACTTTTCTTCTCAAAAGGATACGATAATGTTTCTATGAATGGTATTGCTAAAGAAGTTGGTTTAGGTAAAGCCACTCTTTATATTTACTTTGATAATAAGGAAGAACTTTTTTATGCCGTAGTTTTGCGAGGGGTCGTTATTTTGAATACAATGATCAAAGAAAAGGTTGAAAAAGAGGATACTGGACTTGAAAAACTCATTGCATTCAAAAGGGCATATGTTGAATACATCAGAACTTATTCTGACTATTTTAAAGCTTATAATTACTTTCAATCAGGGAGATTTGATTTAAGTGACATGCTGCATAGTGATTATTCTGAAATTATGATGCAGAGTACGCTTTATTCTATACATCTTCCATCTAATTTCTTAAAGGTCGATGCTAATGAAACTATAAAAGAAATTTTTAAGTTACGTAAGGAAATATTCTTTATTTTATATAAATCTATAGAACTAGGTATAAAAGAAGGAACAATACGATCTGATGTAGATCCTCTTAAAATAACGGCTGTACAGATGCTAATTTGTGAAAATGTAGGTAATTTACCCTTTGATTTTAGGATGATACTCAAAGGTCAAGGGGTCAATTATGTGAAATTTACTAAAGACCTTGATGATTTTATAAGCCAGCTCTATATTAAAATGGATGATAAAAAAGATCTAGACTGA
- a CDS encoding flavodoxin family protein, whose product MNILVINSSPNKDKGNTALILNPFLEGMKEEGAEVEIYYNKDLNIQPCKGEVSCWMKTPGKCILDDDMAWLAPKAIKADILVLATPVYCDGINTHMQMFLERLLPRAMPSIELREGHTRHPHREITQGKLVLVSSCGLWELDNFDSVLSHIQSYCRNADLEFAGALLRPHGLFLKRMLEQGAPATDVIEMARESGRQLVKGGRIPVGMQATVSKPLISQDMFIRIYNQGVKRRQGDDV is encoded by the coding sequence ATGAACATATTAGTGATTAATTCAAGTCCAAATAAAGATAAAGGAAATACAGCACTGATTTTAAACCCATTTTTGGAAGGCATGAAAGAAGAAGGCGCTGAAGTTGAAATTTATTATAATAAAGACCTCAACATCCAGCCCTGTAAAGGTGAAGTCAGCTGCTGGATGAAAACTCCAGGTAAATGCATTCTGGACGACGATATGGCTTGGCTTGCACCTAAGGCAATCAAAGCAGATATCCTTGTCTTAGCCACACCGGTGTACTGTGATGGAATCAATACTCATATGCAGATGTTTTTAGAAAGATTATTGCCCCGAGCAATGCCATCAATCGAGCTAAGGGAAGGCCATACCAGGCATCCACACAGGGAAATAACACAGGGTAAACTGGTACTTGTATCCAGCTGTGGCTTATGGGAGCTGGATAACTTTGATTCAGTGTTATCTCATATTCAATCATATTGCAGAAATGCTGATCTTGAGTTTGCAGGGGCTCTTCTCAGGCCTCACGGTCTTTTTCTTAAGCGTATGCTGGAACAGGGGGCACCTGCAACCGATGTAATTGAAATGGCCAGAGAATCTGGTCGTCAGCTAGTTAAAGGCGGTAGGATCCCTGTCGGTATGCAGGCTACTGTCAGCAAACCGCTTATATCTCAGGATATGTTTATAAGGATATATAATCAGGGCGTAAAAAGGCGTCAAGGAGATGACGTATAA
- a CDS encoding class I SAM-dependent methyltransferase: protein MKKNTTGNKEKEFNDLMEYAEKISSQYKGDERKFEELKTEIGQAELIANVRAYESSKSEDERICYDPLAIHFINPKMWEVLVEHPEMAADTEAGINSIVSRVRYLDDIVKKSVKEGLEQLVILGAGFDTRAYRIDGMENVKVFEMDHPTTQQHKTRKIKEMFQSNLENVVYVPVDFESGKISEELFKRGYNASLKTLFIMEGFIYYITPEAVAETLSFIVKNSGNGSAVVFDYLLDSGVKEGNKQRPGANVFKFGIKEDGLEEFLGQFGFSDIQGSTTKDLKKLYYQGKNENRFPSEKILYFAVATV from the coding sequence TTGAAAAAAAATACAACAGGAAATAAAGAGAAAGAGTTTAATGATTTAATGGAATATGCGGAAAAGATATCAAGCCAATATAAAGGAGATGAAAGAAAATTTGAAGAATTAAAAACTGAAATTGGCCAGGCTGAATTAATTGCAAATGTAAGGGCGTACGAATCTTCTAAAAGCGAAGATGAACGTATTTGTTATGATCCGCTGGCTATTCATTTTATAAATCCTAAGATGTGGGAAGTTCTCGTTGAACATCCGGAAATGGCAGCTGATACTGAAGCAGGTATTAATTCAATTGTAAGTAGAGTTAGGTATTTGGATGACATTGTGAAAAAATCAGTCAAGGAAGGGCTTGAGCAACTGGTAATATTAGGAGCTGGATTTGATACTCGAGCTTATAGGATTGATGGAATGGAAAATGTTAAGGTCTTCGAAATGGATCATCCAACCACTCAACAACATAAAACCCGAAAAATCAAAGAAATGTTCCAATCTAACTTAGAAAATGTGGTATATGTACCTGTTGATTTTGAATCGGGAAAAATCAGTGAAGAACTATTTAAAAGAGGTTATAATGCTTCATTAAAGACTCTTTTCATTATGGAAGGATTTATTTATTACATTACTCCAGAGGCTGTTGCCGAAACACTTTCTTTTATAGTAAAAAATTCAGGTAATGGCAGTGCTGTAGTATTTGATTATTTACTTGATTCTGGAGTTAAAGAAGGAAATAAACAGAGACCAGGTGCTAATGTTTTTAAATTTGGCATTAAGGAAGATGGACTTGAGGAATTCTTAGGCCAGTTTGGATTTTCAGATATACAAGGTTCAACCACTAAAGATCTTAAAAAGTTATATTATCAGGGTAAAAACGAAAATAGATTTCCGTCTGAAAAAATTTTATATTTTGCTGTTGCCACGGTTTAA
- a CDS encoding TetR/AcrR family transcriptional regulator gives MPIKSRKEREKEQRRKDIIDAAESLFFKKGYDNVSMNDIAKEVELSKATIYLYFENKEELFFAIVLRGTRILNAMIREAVAAAEKGIDKVAAFRVAYHKFTKDYPDYIHIYNYFQSGRFDMENIVNREYAEEISKDVRLYSIVHNADFQLLPPVSEYTREIMSLRKERFDIMRDSLKIGIIDGTVRPDVDPVEVSILLSAISKSMSEVPPDHIRILESRGINSEKYFMDVENLLRHMIMNK, from the coding sequence ATGCCCATAAAAAGCAGAAAAGAAAGGGAAAAAGAGCAGAGAAGGAAGGACATCATCGATGCCGCCGAAAGCTTGTTCTTTAAAAAGGGATATGATAATGTTTCTATGAATGATATAGCTAAAGAAGTTGAATTAAGTAAAGCAACGATTTATCTTTACTTTGAAAATAAAGAAGAGTTATTTTTTGCTATAGTACTTCGAGGAACCCGTATCTTAAATGCAATGATAAGAGAAGCAGTTGCAGCTGCAGAAAAGGGGATTGACAAAGTTGCTGCATTTAGAGTTGCATATCATAAATTTACAAAAGATTATCCTGATTATATCCACATTTACAATTATTTCCAGTCCGGACGATTTGATATGGAGAACATAGTAAATAGGGAATATGCAGAAGAAATCAGTAAAGATGTAAGGCTCTATTCCATAGTTCATAATGCTGATTTCCAGCTTCTTCCTCCAGTAAGTGAATACACCAGGGAGATCATGAGCTTGCGTAAAGAAAGGTTTGATATCATGCGTGACTCCCTTAAAATTGGTATAATTGATGGAACTGTTAGGCCTGATGTAGATCCTGTAGAAGTTTCTATTTTATTATCTGCAATTTCTAAAAGTATGTCAGAAGTACCCCCTGATCACATAAGAATTCTGGAAAGCAGAGGAATTAACAGTGAAAAATATTTTATGGATGTAGAAAATCTTTTACGCCATATGATCATGAATAAATAG